In one Elephas maximus indicus isolate mEleMax1 chromosome 9, mEleMax1 primary haplotype, whole genome shotgun sequence genomic region, the following are encoded:
- the FPGS gene encoding folylpolyglutamate synthase, mitochondrial isoform X1 yields MSRARARLHPALFLAAVSARWTTTGVGTERGLSARPAPQEPGMEYQDAVRTLNTLQTNASYLDQVKRQRGDPQTQLEAMVLYLAQSGLQVEDLDKLNIIHVTGTKGKGSTCAFTERILRSYGLKTGFFSSPHLVQVRERIRINGQPISPELFTKHFWHLYHRLEKTKVPHAGGLGVDRDGSCVSMPAYFRFLTLMAFHVFLQEKVDLAVVEVGIGGAYDCTNIIRKPVVCGVSSLGIDHTSLLGDTVEKIAWQKGGIFKCGVPAYTVLQPDGPLAVLRDRAQQISCPLYLCPPLEALEEGGPPLTLGLEGEHQRSNAALALQLARCWLQRQNHPGIGELKTSRSSLLRQLPLAPVFQPTSHMRHGLRDTEWLGRTQVLRRGPLTWYLDGAHTASSVQACVRWFRQALQRRQRLSSGQEVRVLLFNATGDRDRAALLKLLQPCQFDYAVFCPNLTEVSPTDNADQQNFTVTLDQMLLRCLEHQQHWGNLTEKQASPDLWRPPNPEPSGPTSLLLAPHPPHSHSASSLIFSCISHALQWISQGRDPVFQPPCSPRGLLTHPVAGSGASVLREAAAIHVLVTGSLHLVGGVLKLLEPSLSQ; encoded by the exons ATGTCGAGGGCACGGGCCCGCCTGCACCCGGCCCTATTCCTGGCGGCGGTTTCTGCGCGCTGGACGACGACCGGGGTCGGGACCGAGCGGGGGTTAAGCGCGCGGCCGGCGCCGCAAGAGCCTGGCATGGAGTATCAG GATGCTGTGCGCACACTCAACACCCTGCAGACCAATGCTAGTTACCTGGACCAGGTGAAGCGCCAGCGAGGTGACCCCCAGACACAACTGGAAGCCATGGTGCTgtacctggcacagagtgggCTGCAG GTGGAGGACTTGGACAAGCTGAACATCATCCATGTCACCGGGACCAAAGGGAAG GGTTCCACCTGTGCCTTCACTGAACGGATTCTCCGAAGCTACGGCCTGAAGACAGGATTCTTTAG CTCTCCCCACCTGGTGCAGGTGCGTGAGCGGATCCGCATCAATGGGCAGCCCATTAGCCCTGAGCTGTTCACCAAGCACTTCTGGCACCTCTACCACCGGCTGGAGAAGACCAAGGTGCCCCATGCTGGAGGACTGGGGGTGGACAGG GACGGCAGCTGTGTCTCCATGCCTGCCTACTTCCGCTTCCTCACGCTCATGGCCTTCCACGTCTTCCTCCAGGAGAAG GTGGACCTGGCGGTGGTGGAAGTGGGCATCGGTGGGGCTTACGACTGTACCAACATCATCAG GAAGCCTGTGGTATGTGGGGTCTCCTCTCTTGGCATCGACCACACCAGCCTTCTGGGGGACACGGTGGAGAAGATCGCATGGCAGAAAGGGGGAATCTTTAAG TGTGGCGTTCCTGCCTATACCGTGCTCCAGCCTGATGGTCCCCTGGCGGTGCTGAGGGATCGTGCCCAGCAGATCTCA TGTCCTCTCTACCTGTGCCCACCACTGGAAGCCCTGGAGGAAGGGGGACCACCACTGACTCTGGGCCTAGAGGGGGAGCACCAGCGGTCCAACGCTGCCTTAGCCTTACAACTGGCCCGCTGCTGGCTGCAGCGGCAGAATCACCCAG GCATCGGGGAGCTGAAGACATCCAGATCCAGCCTCCTGCGGCAGCTGCCCCTGGCACCCGTGTTCCAGCCCACCTCCCACATGCGGCACG GGCTTCGGGACACAGAGTGGCTGGGCAGGACCCAGGTTCTGCGGCGCGGGCCCCTCACCTGGTACCTGGATGGCGCGCACACAGCCAGCAGCGTGCAGGCCTGCGTGCGCTGGTTCCGACAAGCGCTGCAGAGGCGCCAGAGGCTGAGCAG CGGGCAGGAGGTGCGGGTCCTGCTCTTCAATGCCACTGGGGACCGGGACCGGGCCGCACTGCTGAAGCTGCTGCAG CCCTGCCAGTTTGACTATGCCGTCTTCTGCCCCAACCTGACAGAAGTATCACCCACAGACAATGCAG ACCAGCAGAACTTCACAGTGACATTGGACCAAATGCTGCTTCGCTGCCTTGAACACCAGCAGCACTGGGGCAACCTGACCGAGAAGCAGGCCAGCCCAGACCTGTGGAGGCCTCCCAACCCAGAGCCTAGTGGACCCACATCCCTGCTGCTggcaccccacccaccccacagCCACAGCGCCAGCTCCCTCATCTTCAGCTGCATCTCCCATGCTTTACAGTGGATCAGCCAAGGCCGGGACCCTGTCTTTCAGCCACCCTGTTCCCCACGGGGTCTTCTCACCCACCCTGTGGCAGGCAGTGGGGCCAGTGTACTTCGGGAGGCTGCTGCCATCCATGTGCTGGTCACGGGCAGCCTGCACCTGGTGGGTGGTGTCCTGAAGCTGCTGGAGCCTTCCCTGTCCCAGTAG
- the FPGS gene encoding folylpolyglutamate synthase, mitochondrial isoform X3: MSRARARLHPALFLAAVSARWTTTGVGTERGLSARPAPQEPGMEYQDAVRTLNTLQTNASYLDQVKRQRGDPQTQLEAMVLYLAQSGLQVEDLDKLNIIHVTGTKGKGSTCAFTERILRSYGLKTGFFSSPHLVQVRERIRINGQPISPELFTKHFWHLYHRLEKTKVPHAGGLGVDRDGSCVSMPAYFRFLTLMAFHVFLQEKVDLAVVEVGIGGAYDCTNIIRKPVVCGVSSLGIDHTSLLGDTVEKIAWQKGGIFKCGVPAYTVLQPDGPLAVLRDRAQQISCPLYLCPPLEALEEGGPPLTLGLEGEHQRSNAALALQLARCWLQRQNHPGIGELKTSRSSLLRQLPLAPVFQPTSHMRHGLRDTEWLGRTQVLRRGPLTWYLDGAHTASSVQACVRWFRQALQRRQRLSSGQEVRVLLFNATGDRDRAALLKLLQAKPFSNLDLGPVHYLVTLSKCPHPPPSLSSPICKVTDVFTIQTTSQAG, encoded by the exons ATGTCGAGGGCACGGGCCCGCCTGCACCCGGCCCTATTCCTGGCGGCGGTTTCTGCGCGCTGGACGACGACCGGGGTCGGGACCGAGCGGGGGTTAAGCGCGCGGCCGGCGCCGCAAGAGCCTGGCATGGAGTATCAG GATGCTGTGCGCACACTCAACACCCTGCAGACCAATGCTAGTTACCTGGACCAGGTGAAGCGCCAGCGAGGTGACCCCCAGACACAACTGGAAGCCATGGTGCTgtacctggcacagagtgggCTGCAG GTGGAGGACTTGGACAAGCTGAACATCATCCATGTCACCGGGACCAAAGGGAAG GGTTCCACCTGTGCCTTCACTGAACGGATTCTCCGAAGCTACGGCCTGAAGACAGGATTCTTTAG CTCTCCCCACCTGGTGCAGGTGCGTGAGCGGATCCGCATCAATGGGCAGCCCATTAGCCCTGAGCTGTTCACCAAGCACTTCTGGCACCTCTACCACCGGCTGGAGAAGACCAAGGTGCCCCATGCTGGAGGACTGGGGGTGGACAGG GACGGCAGCTGTGTCTCCATGCCTGCCTACTTCCGCTTCCTCACGCTCATGGCCTTCCACGTCTTCCTCCAGGAGAAG GTGGACCTGGCGGTGGTGGAAGTGGGCATCGGTGGGGCTTACGACTGTACCAACATCATCAG GAAGCCTGTGGTATGTGGGGTCTCCTCTCTTGGCATCGACCACACCAGCCTTCTGGGGGACACGGTGGAGAAGATCGCATGGCAGAAAGGGGGAATCTTTAAG TGTGGCGTTCCTGCCTATACCGTGCTCCAGCCTGATGGTCCCCTGGCGGTGCTGAGGGATCGTGCCCAGCAGATCTCA TGTCCTCTCTACCTGTGCCCACCACTGGAAGCCCTGGAGGAAGGGGGACCACCACTGACTCTGGGCCTAGAGGGGGAGCACCAGCGGTCCAACGCTGCCTTAGCCTTACAACTGGCCCGCTGCTGGCTGCAGCGGCAGAATCACCCAG GCATCGGGGAGCTGAAGACATCCAGATCCAGCCTCCTGCGGCAGCTGCCCCTGGCACCCGTGTTCCAGCCCACCTCCCACATGCGGCACG GGCTTCGGGACACAGAGTGGCTGGGCAGGACCCAGGTTCTGCGGCGCGGGCCCCTCACCTGGTACCTGGATGGCGCGCACACAGCCAGCAGCGTGCAGGCCTGCGTGCGCTGGTTCCGACAAGCGCTGCAGAGGCGCCAGAGGCTGAGCAG CGGGCAGGAGGTGCGGGTCCTGCTCTTCAATGCCACTGGGGACCGGGACCGGGCCGCACTGCTGAAGCTGCTGCAG GCGAAGCCTTTCTCCAACCTGGATTTGGGGCCTGTTCACTACTTGGTGACCTTAAGCAagtgcccccaccccccaccaagcCTCAGTTCCCCCATCTGTAAAGTGACCGATGTCTTCACCATCCAGACCACAAGCCAGGCAGGGTAA
- the FPGS gene encoding folylpolyglutamate synthase, mitochondrial isoform X2: protein MSRARARLHPALFLAAVSARWTTTGVGTERGLSARPAPQEPGMEYQDAVRTLNTLQTNASYLDQVKRQRGDPQTQLEAMVLYLAQSGLQVEDLDKLNIIHVTGTKGKGSTCAFTERILRSYGLKTGFFSSPHLVQVRERIRINGQPISPELFTKHFWHLYHRLEKTKDGSCVSMPAYFRFLTLMAFHVFLQEKVDLAVVEVGIGGAYDCTNIIRKPVVCGVSSLGIDHTSLLGDTVEKIAWQKGGIFKCGVPAYTVLQPDGPLAVLRDRAQQISCPLYLCPPLEALEEGGPPLTLGLEGEHQRSNAALALQLARCWLQRQNHPGIGELKTSRSSLLRQLPLAPVFQPTSHMRHGLRDTEWLGRTQVLRRGPLTWYLDGAHTASSVQACVRWFRQALQRRQRLSSGQEVRVLLFNATGDRDRAALLKLLQPCQFDYAVFCPNLTEVSPTDNADQQNFTVTLDQMLLRCLEHQQHWGNLTEKQASPDLWRPPNPEPSGPTSLLLAPHPPHSHSASSLIFSCISHALQWISQGRDPVFQPPCSPRGLLTHPVAGSGASVLREAAAIHVLVTGSLHLVGGVLKLLEPSLSQ from the exons ATGTCGAGGGCACGGGCCCGCCTGCACCCGGCCCTATTCCTGGCGGCGGTTTCTGCGCGCTGGACGACGACCGGGGTCGGGACCGAGCGGGGGTTAAGCGCGCGGCCGGCGCCGCAAGAGCCTGGCATGGAGTATCAG GATGCTGTGCGCACACTCAACACCCTGCAGACCAATGCTAGTTACCTGGACCAGGTGAAGCGCCAGCGAGGTGACCCCCAGACACAACTGGAAGCCATGGTGCTgtacctggcacagagtgggCTGCAG GTGGAGGACTTGGACAAGCTGAACATCATCCATGTCACCGGGACCAAAGGGAAG GGTTCCACCTGTGCCTTCACTGAACGGATTCTCCGAAGCTACGGCCTGAAGACAGGATTCTTTAG CTCTCCCCACCTGGTGCAGGTGCGTGAGCGGATCCGCATCAATGGGCAGCCCATTAGCCCTGAGCTGTTCACCAAGCACTTCTGGCACCTCTACCACCGGCTGGAGAAGACCAAG GACGGCAGCTGTGTCTCCATGCCTGCCTACTTCCGCTTCCTCACGCTCATGGCCTTCCACGTCTTCCTCCAGGAGAAG GTGGACCTGGCGGTGGTGGAAGTGGGCATCGGTGGGGCTTACGACTGTACCAACATCATCAG GAAGCCTGTGGTATGTGGGGTCTCCTCTCTTGGCATCGACCACACCAGCCTTCTGGGGGACACGGTGGAGAAGATCGCATGGCAGAAAGGGGGAATCTTTAAG TGTGGCGTTCCTGCCTATACCGTGCTCCAGCCTGATGGTCCCCTGGCGGTGCTGAGGGATCGTGCCCAGCAGATCTCA TGTCCTCTCTACCTGTGCCCACCACTGGAAGCCCTGGAGGAAGGGGGACCACCACTGACTCTGGGCCTAGAGGGGGAGCACCAGCGGTCCAACGCTGCCTTAGCCTTACAACTGGCCCGCTGCTGGCTGCAGCGGCAGAATCACCCAG GCATCGGGGAGCTGAAGACATCCAGATCCAGCCTCCTGCGGCAGCTGCCCCTGGCACCCGTGTTCCAGCCCACCTCCCACATGCGGCACG GGCTTCGGGACACAGAGTGGCTGGGCAGGACCCAGGTTCTGCGGCGCGGGCCCCTCACCTGGTACCTGGATGGCGCGCACACAGCCAGCAGCGTGCAGGCCTGCGTGCGCTGGTTCCGACAAGCGCTGCAGAGGCGCCAGAGGCTGAGCAG CGGGCAGGAGGTGCGGGTCCTGCTCTTCAATGCCACTGGGGACCGGGACCGGGCCGCACTGCTGAAGCTGCTGCAG CCCTGCCAGTTTGACTATGCCGTCTTCTGCCCCAACCTGACAGAAGTATCACCCACAGACAATGCAG ACCAGCAGAACTTCACAGTGACATTGGACCAAATGCTGCTTCGCTGCCTTGAACACCAGCAGCACTGGGGCAACCTGACCGAGAAGCAGGCCAGCCCAGACCTGTGGAGGCCTCCCAACCCAGAGCCTAGTGGACCCACATCCCTGCTGCTggcaccccacccaccccacagCCACAGCGCCAGCTCCCTCATCTTCAGCTGCATCTCCCATGCTTTACAGTGGATCAGCCAAGGCCGGGACCCTGTCTTTCAGCCACCCTGTTCCCCACGGGGTCTTCTCACCCACCCTGTGGCAGGCAGTGGGGCCAGTGTACTTCGGGAGGCTGCTGCCATCCATGTGCTGGTCACGGGCAGCCTGCACCTGGTGGGTGGTGTCCTGAAGCTGCTGGAGCCTTCCCTGTCCCAGTAG